Part of the Flavobacterium alkalisoli genome is shown below.
ACTACCGAACCGTTTAGGTTAGCAGGATTTGAGTCGGTTATATCAGCATCTATATTACCACGCATTTTAAGCGGACCTGCATGGAGGTTTAGTTTGTTGAGGTCTATTAAATCGGCATTCAGCTTAATTGTCCCTTTAGGATATTTACCGTTAAATCCGCCATTGGCTACCAAATCAAAATCAATATTCGGGTCGTCCATAGAGGCGGTAGCATCAAACTGTCCGTTATTAATTGTACCGTCTACTACAAGGTCTTTATAGATGTAGCTGTTATATTCTGCTGAGATTAGGTTTGCATTTACTTTAGCATTGGCTGTTTGAGGATTAAGTCCTTTTCCTTTAACTTTAGCTTTAAGACTTATTTTACCAATGGAATCGTTCTTTAAAAGACTGCCCAAATCAAAATCGGTAAAGACTGCATCGGCATCATATGTCTCTGCGTCTTTAACCCTTCGGTCAAAAACAGCCTTTACATTAGCTTTCCCGTAACTGCTGTTGAGGTTAAAATCGGTACTGAAGTTTTCTATAGTACCCTTAAATTTTACTTTTGCGGCTAATTGTTCAGGCAACTGTATATTGTCGGGTAGTGTACCTTCCGGTAAAAACAGGGCCACATCTTCAGAAGTGGTATATAGTTTCCTTATATCCATATCAAAGTAAGTCTTCTCGATATCAGGAAGTCCGGTTATCCTTCCACTTGCCTCAATAACTGTGTTACCTATACCTCTTACTTCAAGATTAGGAATAGTAAGATTACCAACGCTACCTTTTATTTGACTATTGATATACATAATACCGTTAGGATCGCTTTTAAACGGATTGGTATCGGCAAGGGTAGGCACAAACAGCAATATATCTTTAAAACCTATTCGGCTTCCTTTTAAATTGGCATCTACTGTCATTTTATTTATATCCTCACTTAACGAAGCTATGGAAGGGTAGGACACTATTATTTTATCTCTTAATTCAGTTTGAGGTGTTTTGATATACAGATTGTTAAGTTGTGCCCCTTTATCTGTGTATTTAAAGTCTACTGTAAGCTTCTGGATGTCTACTCCGCTTTTATCTGTTACTGTAAATGCATCTATATTGCCCGAGATACTGTCTGTAGCATAAGCCAGATTTTCAGCCTCAAGATTAAAGTTACTTATATCAAGGTGTTTATAATCAATCCCTTTGTTAACAGGTGCAGAGTTGTTATCGTCAAACTTAAAGGCTACATTTTTAATATTGGTATTATTTAGCCTGAATTTCCAATTGCTTGAAGCTACAGCTTCAGGTTGTTCAGGTAGATTTTCTTTTACCTGTTTTTCAAATTTTCCCAATGCAAGCTGACCTGTAACATCATTAAGCTGAAGCTCTTCTAAATCTATAAGTTGGGTTTTCAGGTTCACCTCATTAACCTTAATTTTTAGTTTCTTTAAAACAAGTTTAGTATCAAGTTTACTCTCTTTATTATCGTATCCAATATCAATATTGGCAATATTAATATCTTTTAAGTTAAGCTTTAAATCAGGTTGTTTAGAGGCTTCTTCAGTAACTTTTTGCGAACTTTTAGCTATTTCATCAAGCATACCCTGTTCAAGAGTAAGTTTTAGTCCGTCGAGGTTTATTTCCGGGATGTCAAAATCGAGGCTGTCAAGATCAAATTTTTTGAAACGGGTATCAAAATGGGTAAGGTTTGCCGCGATGTCATTTTTAGAGATATCATCTTTATAAACTACCCTTATCCGGTCAAGGTTAATTTTGTTTACCGATATTTTCATGGGAGCCGAAGTAGTATCTGTCGGCTTATCACTGGAGAAAGCTTTAATGATATAGTCAAAATTAAAAACTGAATCCTTATCTCTTCTTATATTGGCAACTATACCCTGTAGGTCTACAGAGTTTATTTCAAGTTCATTGCTTAACAGTTTAAACAAGCTTATGTTTACTGCTACTTTTTCTCCCGCCAATAATGTATCTCCCTGCTGGCTTTCAAAGTAAACACCTTCAAGAATTACTTTTTTAGAAAGTCCAATTTCAATTTTATCGAGTTTAACTTCAGTACCTATTTTGTTTTCCAAATAGGTTATGGCTTTATCTTTTACTTTATTCTGAATATAAGGTATTTGTAAAAGCAAAACAATAAGAAGGAATAGCCCTATTACAGAGCCAATAATCCAAAGTATAATCTTTATACTCTTGCGCAGGTATTTCTTTATCCGGGAGTTCATTTGTTACCCTAAAAGTAGGATAATTTGAACAGTATAATTTTAAAGTTTTCCTAAAATACTTACAAAAATGACAGTTGTTAAAAACAGGAAATAGATTACACGTTAATTTCTGTAATCTCAATTGCTTCTCCCGGTTGCAGATTGCCCAATTGAATATTACCAATTCGTACTCTCACTAATCGTAATGTTGGAAACCCCACAGCCGATGTCATCTTTCGTACCTGCCTAAATTTACCTTCAGTAACAGTAATACTAACCCACGAGGTGGGGCCGTGGCGTTCATCTCTTATTTTCTTTCCTCTTTCGGGTAAATCAGGAACACCATTTATCTTAAATGCTTTGCAGGGTAGTGTAATATACTTTTTACCCTTAAAGCCAATTTCCACACCGTTTTGTAACTGTTGAACCGATTCATCAGTTATATCGCCATCAACCTGTGCATAATATTCCTTTTCAACTTTCTTACTTCTAACAATTTCGCTCATCATACCATCGGTAGTGAGTATAATTAATCCTTCAGAATCCTCATCAAGTCTGCCTATAGCCATTGTACCTTCAGGAAAATCATGTAATTCTCCCAAAAGTTTTTTGTTACGTTTTAAATTATAGATAAACTGACTAAGGTAACCGAAAGGCTTATATAGTAAAAAGTGATGATGCATCGATTTTAATTTGCACAAATGTAAAAAATTTAAACTTTTACATTGTGTAACCAAAAGGTTTCTTATATTTGTAACCAATCGGTTACTTAAAATCAGTCAAAATTAATTATATGGAATCAAAAAATCTTGAAATTAAAGCAGCTGTACAGGTTTTAAAGCCTGTATCTGAAGTATATGAAGCGATAGTTAATCCTGTTCAAATGTCAAATTATTTTATTAACGACAGTACAGGAAGGATGGAAGAGGGAATTAACCTTATATGGCACTTTCCTGAAATAAAGGATATTGATGTTCCTGTTGAGGTAGGAAAGATAGTGAAGGATAAGTATATTTCTTATCGATGGGATATAGGTGATATAAAAACCCTTATTGAGATGAATCTTGAGCCTTATGAAGAAAATGCAACCGTAATTACCATAACCGAAAAAGGAATGGAAAATAATGAGGGAGGTATAAAATGGTTAAAAGAAAATACAGAAGGCTGGGCTAATTTTTTGGCCTGCCTAAAAGCCTGGCTTGAATATGGAATACACTTAAGAAAAGGGGCTTTTGACTTTAGATTTAAAAAATAAATGTAATAAATGAGAAGAGATGTTTTTCAGGCAATTGCCGATCCTACGCGCAGGGAAATAATTAATATGCTGGCAAAAAAGGAGCTTAACCTTAATGCCGTGGCAGATAATTTTTCTATTAGCCGACCTGCTATATCCAAGCATATTAAGATACTTACCGAATGCGGACTTGTTGTTATAAAGCAACAGGGTAGGGAACGATATTGTCGTGCCGAGCTGAAAAAACTCAAAGAGGTTGCAGAATGGACAGAACGTTATAAAGAATTTTGGAATCAAAAACTGGATGCTTTGGGCAGCTTTCTTGAAAACGAACAAGCTAAATAATATAAATATGGAAACAACAACTAAACCATTAACTTTAGAACGCACTTACAATGCTACTGCAGACAGGGTATGGACTGCTATTACCGATGTCAGCAAAATGAGGCAATGGTATTTTGACCTTGAAGCTTTTGAACCAAGAGTAGGATTCAAATTTCAATTCGCAGCAGGGTGTGAAGGAGAAGACGATTATATACATCTTTGCGAAGTTACTGAAGTGGATGAAGGTAAAAAGATTACTTACAGCTGGAAATATGAAGATAGGGAAGGGATGTCTTATGTTACATGGGAACTCTTTCCTGAAGGTGATAAAACCAAACTTGTATTAATCCATAAAGGACTGGAAACATTTCCTCCTCACAAGGATTTTACAAGAGATTCTTTCAATGGAGGATGGACTCACTTTTTGGGTGCCCTGCAGGAATACGTGGAAAACAAATAATAAAAGAGCCGGATTATACCGGCTTTTTTTATTTTTCAAGTATCACTGTTATTCCCTGTCCGCCTGCAGCACATACAGATATAAATCCTTTACCGGAACCTTTTTCGTTAAGTAGTTT
Proteins encoded:
- a CDS encoding pseudouridine synthase, which produces MHHHFLLYKPFGYLSQFIYNLKRNKKLLGELHDFPEGTMAIGRLDEDSEGLIILTTDGMMSEIVRSKKVEKEYYAQVDGDITDESVQQLQNGVEIGFKGKKYITLPCKAFKINGVPDLPERGKKIRDERHGPTSWVSITVTEGKFRQVRKMTSAVGFPTLRLVRVRIGNIQLGNLQPGEAIEITEINV
- a CDS encoding SRPBCC domain-containing protein: MESKNLEIKAAVQVLKPVSEVYEAIVNPVQMSNYFINDSTGRMEEGINLIWHFPEIKDIDVPVEVGKIVKDKYISYRWDIGDIKTLIEMNLEPYEENATVITITEKGMENNEGGIKWLKENTEGWANFLACLKAWLEYGIHLRKGAFDFRFKK
- a CDS encoding ArsR/SmtB family transcription factor; its protein translation is MRRDVFQAIADPTRREIINMLAKKELNLNAVADNFSISRPAISKHIKILTECGLVVIKQQGRERYCRAELKKLKEVAEWTERYKEFWNQKLDALGSFLENEQAK
- a CDS encoding SRPBCC family protein encodes the protein METTTKPLTLERTYNATADRVWTAITDVSKMRQWYFDLEAFEPRVGFKFQFAAGCEGEDDYIHLCEVTEVDEGKKITYSWKYEDREGMSYVTWELFPEGDKTKLVLIHKGLETFPPHKDFTRDSFNGGWTHFLGALQEYVENK